GGTATATCGGAAAGGTCTATCCGACCAATAACGATTCTAATGCTTGAAGATCATTTTGCCATTCCGCCTCCTTTTCAAGCCGCTTGAGGTAAACATCTATAAAATCCTCGTCTTTTGTCAGCATGTGCCATACCGCGACCAATAGCTTTCGGGCGATGGCTACTTGTATCTTCATCTTGTTCTTATGGCGTTGGGTGCATTGCACGTAGCTGAAGTTTGAGAAAAAGCAGTTTCGGGTTCTTGATGCGACCCAGGATATTTCAATCAATATCTGACGCAGGAATCGGTTCCCATGCGTCGTCCTGTTGCTTTTGACTTTATTGTTGCTTATATCATTGCGTGGTTTCAATCCACACCATCCCACAAGGTTTGTTGCTTTTTCAAACGGTTTCATGTCAGCCCCGGTCTCCGCAATTATAGCCGAAGCGGCGCGTTCTTTAACACCGGGGATGCTCTGTAGACGTTTGAATTGTTTCGGGAAGTGTTCCTGGCACATGGAAATGAGGGCATTCCTGCATTCTTCGATTTGTCGCTCGATTACCCCTATAAGCTCTGCGTATTGCTTTAACAAACAGATGTCTGCCTGGTGAAAGTCACCCGTTACGGCATCCTTTATGATGTTGCGTCCGTATTTCCGTAGAGTTTTTCCATGAATGAGTTTCACAAGCTCCTCAGGGTCGGTTATCCCGGTTATTATTGCACGGACGCATTTCTGATAGCTTTTTCCATTGACTCGGGATACATAGTTACTTAACCGGAAACCGCATCGCTGTAAAGCAGCGTCCTGTTTATTGCTGTTATACGTCAGGTCCTCATTCAGGTCGAAGATGCGACGGTTATACTTGCGCATGTCCTGCACTGTCTTATCCGGCACAAAACTTCCACGAATCAGATTCTTCAACAAGCATTCCGCTATCCATTGGGCATCCTTCACATCACTCTTGCGACCGGGAAGCTGCTTTATAAAATAAGGATTTACCAATTTGAGAGACATGCTCTCGCACAAGGCATTCCACACAGGGACCCAATAGGTTGAAGTGCTTTCCATGGCTGCCTCTGTCACCCCATGAGAAACCATCTCGGAACACATAAGTTCTAAATCAGGAGTCAATGTACCATAAACTTTTGCAAAAATAACGGCCTCTGTATTATCCATCACACAGAGATAAATTGTATCTTTGTGGACATCAAGGCCGGCCACGATTCTGTCTTTGTCCATATTTGAGATTTTTTAGTTACACTCCTTAAATATAGGACATTCGTAACAATTAAACGAAGTATGAAGCAGAGT
The Bacteroides caecimuris DNA segment above includes these coding regions:
- a CDS encoding IS110 family transposase encodes the protein MDKDRIVAGLDVHKDTIYLCVMDNTEAVIFAKVYGTLTPDLELMCSEMVSHGVTEAAMESTSTYWVPVWNALCESMSLKLVNPYFIKQLPGRKSDVKDAQWIAECLLKNLIRGSFVPDKTVQDMRKYNRRIFDLNEDLTYNSNKQDAALQRCGFRLSNYVSRVNGKSYQKCVRAIITGITDPEELVKLIHGKTLRKYGRNIIKDAVTGDFHQADICLLKQYAELIGVIERQIEECRNALISMCQEHFPKQFKRLQSIPGVKERAASAIIAETGADMKPFEKATNLVGWCGLKPRNDISNNKVKSNRTTHGNRFLRQILIEISWVASRTRNCFFSNFSYVQCTQRHKNKMKIQVAIARKLLVAVWHMLTKDEDFIDVYLKRLEKEAEWQNDLQALESLLVG